In the genome of Hyphobacterium sp. CCMP332, one region contains:
- the gldJ gene encoding gliding motility lipoprotein GldJ, giving the protein MKKSTAFKAIVAIVASSFLYACGGGGAYRDASNPGSNSSVTGLGYNEEGGFEVNDYNGQPEAPNMVFIQGGRTTLGSSEEDILNRHDNVERTVTVASFFMDMTEIANIHWLEYLFYLKRDSSEEVYVASLPDTLVWESELSFNDPYVDHYLRYPGFRYFPVVGVTWEQASDYCVWRTKVVNQKLAEESGIEDIQYEGRIPLESGVVVPSFRLPTEAEWEYAAIALIGTQYLDENQSHKRIYPWDGHALRNPYGAEMGTFLANFKRGRGDYAGIAGRLNDGAMITDHVYANPPNDYGLYNMAGNVSEWVWDVYRPLSFQQVDDLNPIRRNGWKDESDRYDPTNSLIGNEVRVYKGGSWHDPAYFMSPGTRRYLEQDTALATLGFRCAMISAGRNR; this is encoded by the coding sequence ATGAAAAAGTCAACTGCTTTTAAAGCAATAGTGGCCATAGTAGCATCATCTTTCCTTTACGCCTGCGGAGGCGGAGGCGCATACAGGGATGCGAGTAATCCGGGTTCCAACAGTTCTGTAACCGGTTTGGGCTATAATGAAGAAGGTGGATTTGAAGTAAATGATTATAACGGACAACCCGAAGCGCCAAATATGGTCTTCATTCAAGGTGGTAGAACAACCTTGGGTTCGTCTGAAGAAGATATACTTAATCGTCATGACAATGTGGAGAGAACCGTTACGGTTGCCTCCTTTTTTATGGATATGACCGAAATTGCAAATATTCACTGGTTGGAGTATTTGTTTTATCTCAAAAGAGATTCATCTGAAGAAGTTTATGTTGCCTCTTTACCCGATACACTTGTTTGGGAAAGTGAGCTGTCATTTAATGATCCATATGTTGATCACTATTTGAGATATCCTGGATTCAGATATTTCCCTGTAGTTGGTGTAACATGGGAGCAAGCCAGTGATTACTGTGTTTGGAGAACAAAAGTGGTAAACCAAAAATTGGCAGAAGAAAGCGGAATAGAAGATATTCAATACGAAGGTAGAATTCCTTTGGAATCTGGTGTGGTTGTTCCAAGTTTCAGATTACCAACCGAGGCCGAATGGGAATATGCAGCCATAGCTTTGATTGGAACTCAATACCTTGATGAAAACCAATCTCACAAAAGAATTTATCCATGGGATGGCCATGCATTGAGAAATCCTTATGGTGCCGAAATGGGTACATTCCTTGCCAACTTTAAAAGAGGTAGAGGTGATTATGCAGGTATCGCCGGAAGGTTAAATGACGGCGCAATGATTACCGATCATGTATATGCTAATCCTCCAAATGATTACGGTCTCTATAATATGGCCGGTAATGTATCAGAATGGGTATGGGATGTATACCGACCACTATCTTTTCAACAGGTGGATGATCTTAACCCTATCAGAAGAAACGGATGGAAAGATGAGTCTGATCGTTACGACCCTACCAATAGTCTTATCGGCAATGAAGTAAGGGTATATAAAGGTGGTTCATGGCATGATCCTGCTTATTTCATGTCTCCAGGTACTAGAAGATACCTGGAACAGGATACTGCATTGGCAACACTTGGATTTAGATGTGCCATGATCAGTGCAGGTAGAAACCGATAG
- a CDS encoding anhydro-N-acetylmuramic acid kinase: MEVRVLGLMSGSSLDGIDVADCTFKINPEKVKFEINTALTLAYPKELQGALLEAAQISSKDLKLLDIEYSEWIADKLEQFIKGRSEISLIGIHGHTVFHKPNEGFSLQLGDGRIIHSIVGVPLVTDFRNADIKAGGQGAPLSPKGDLDLFPDYKGFLNLGGISNFSVKTKEQSIIGFDICPFNLALNELAQKKGYEYDKDGNLASQGSVIVPLLEELNAIEYYKSIKPKSIDRVWYENTFQPIIKRFYNDYKLEDIIHTVNNHQAIQISAVLNQYLNKEEKVLISGGGAHNGFFTELLKSKIKSNLIIPDASIADNKEAIIFAYLALLKALGMPNCIAQVTGAKRDSIGGMLFGNCNFNKN, from the coding sequence ATGGAAGTTCGAGTTTTGGGTTTAATGTCCGGTTCTTCGCTTGACGGAATAGATGTTGCCGATTGTACTTTCAAGATCAATCCTGAAAAGGTAAAATTTGAAATCAATACCGCGCTTACTTTAGCCTACCCAAAAGAATTGCAAGGTGCTTTATTGGAAGCAGCTCAAATATCCTCTAAAGATTTAAAATTACTTGACATCGAATACAGTGAATGGATCGCTGATAAATTGGAGCAATTTATAAAAGGACGATCAGAAATTTCCCTAATAGGCATTCATGGGCATACTGTATTTCACAAACCCAATGAAGGGTTTTCACTTCAGCTGGGTGATGGCCGGATCATTCATTCCATCGTTGGAGTGCCTCTTGTTACTGATTTTAGAAATGCCGATATCAAAGCCGGAGGACAGGGTGCTCCGTTATCACCTAAAGGTGATTTGGATCTTTTCCCCGATTATAAAGGATTCTTAAACCTAGGAGGAATTTCAAATTTTAGTGTCAAAACAAAGGAGCAATCAATAATAGGCTTTGACATTTGTCCTTTTAATCTGGCTTTGAATGAACTAGCTCAGAAAAAGGGATATGAATACGATAAGGATGGTAATTTGGCTTCACAAGGTTCAGTTATTGTGCCATTACTCGAAGAACTGAACGCCATCGAATACTATAAAAGTATTAAACCAAAAAGTATAGACAGGGTCTGGTATGAAAATACATTTCAACCAATTATTAAACGTTTTTATAATGATTATAAGCTTGAAGACATCATTCACACTGTGAACAATCATCAGGCCATTCAAATCTCCGCTGTTTTAAACCAATATTTGAATAAAGAAGAAAAAGTCCTGATTAGCGGCGGAGGAGCTCATAATGGCTTTTTTACAGAGCTGCTAAAATCAAAGATTAAGTCAAATTTAATTATTCCCGATGCCTCAATCGCAGATAATAAAGAAGCCATTATCTTTGCCTACCTGGCATTGCTAAAGGCTTTGGGAATGCCCAATTGTATTGCTCAAGTAACCGGGGCAAAAAGAGATAGCATTGGCGGGATGCTTTTTGGAAACTGTAACTTTAATAAGAATTAA
- a CDS encoding amino acid dehydrogenase, translating to MWDLLKKFENKQAEIVFEWNDNETEAVGWVVINSLRNGAAGGGTRMRPGLDRREVESLAKTMEIKFTISGPQIGGAKSGINFDPHDPRKQGVLERWYKAVIPLLKNYYGTGGDLNVDEIHEVIPITEDLGLWHPQEGVVNGYFNPNEPEKIRKIGQLRQGVSKVIEDPEFIPSGNKKYHVADMITGYGVAQAVRSYYEIWGGELQNKKAIIQGWGNVGSAAAYFLAKWGVSVVGIIDKAGGVIKSDGLSYEEIKQLFVNKIGNTLIGENLIPFEKANEIIWNQKADIFIPAAGSRLIKQEELQKMIENGLEVISSGANVPFADPEIFMGPIGKYADQNLALIPDFIANCGMARVFAYLMETNKEITDQSIFNDTRKVIHKALSAVHDENSNRTKLAEKAFEISLRQLI from the coding sequence ATGTGGGATCTTCTTAAGAAATTTGAAAATAAACAGGCTGAAATCGTTTTTGAGTGGAACGACAACGAAACCGAAGCTGTAGGCTGGGTAGTCATCAATTCCCTTAGAAATGGAGCTGCAGGTGGTGGCACACGTATGCGACCGGGGCTTGACAGAAGAGAAGTGGAATCCCTCGCTAAAACCATGGAAATTAAATTTACCATTTCCGGACCGCAAATTGGAGGGGCGAAATCGGGAATCAATTTTGATCCGCACGATCCAAGAAAACAGGGTGTGCTCGAAAGATGGTATAAAGCAGTTATTCCTCTATTAAAAAATTATTATGGTACCGGTGGCGATCTTAATGTTGACGAAATTCACGAAGTAATTCCAATAACAGAAGACCTGGGACTATGGCATCCTCAGGAAGGTGTTGTAAATGGTTATTTTAATCCAAACGAACCTGAAAAAATCAGGAAAATCGGCCAGCTCAGACAAGGGGTATCCAAGGTAATAGAAGATCCTGAATTTATTCCATCGGGAAATAAAAAATACCACGTTGCAGATATGATCACGGGGTATGGCGTAGCCCAGGCGGTGAGAAGCTATTACGAAATATGGGGAGGGGAACTACAAAATAAGAAAGCAATTATTCAGGGCTGGGGAAATGTGGGCTCAGCTGCGGCCTATTTTCTTGCCAAATGGGGTGTATCCGTAGTTGGAATTATTGACAAGGCGGGTGGAGTGATAAAAAGTGATGGATTAAGTTATGAGGAGATTAAGCAACTCTTTGTCAATAAAATTGGGAATACTTTGATCGGCGAAAACCTCATTCCTTTTGAAAAAGCTAATGAAATCATTTGGAATCAAAAAGCTGACATTTTCATACCGGCTGCCGGTTCCAGATTGATCAAACAGGAAGAATTGCAAAAAATGATTGAAAATGGCCTCGAAGTTATTTCCAGTGGTGCCAATGTTCCCTTTGCAGATCCGGAAATTTTTATGGGGCCAATTGGAAAATACGCCGATCAGAATCTGGCTTTAATCCCCGATTTCATAGCAAATTGTGGTATGGCACGGGTTTTTGCCTATTTAATGGAAACCAACAAGGAGATTACCGATCAGTCGATATTTAACGATACCAGAAAAGTAATTCACAAAGCATTGTCGGCGGTTCACGACGAAAACAGTAATCGAACCAAACTGGCGGAGAAAGCATTTGAGATTTCTCTTAGACAATTGATATAA
- a CDS encoding sodium:proton antiporter: MHLKTLFGFVFLISVFLFSDINEACALNEISAEEMVMDNPEHSESNELQVHEELSEHGEDAHHSALEPAGWAVIPFVLLLSLIAIGPLLFEHFWHKNYPKVAVALAAIVLAYYLLFLGNTHEPVHAFFEYFQFISLLSALFIASGGILINIDKEGKPLTNVILLLIGAVIANLIGTTGASMLLIRPYIRLNRNRVKPYHIVFFIFIVSNIGGSLTPIGDPPLFLGFLKGVPFQWTVIHNILPWAFGIGLLLILFYLYDRRNTSNYFPDEEISYTGKLSIRGKKNFIWLAIIIIAVFLDPNLPGFEWVPGVEINGATFSFVRETIMLSCAFFSYKFGNTELLKENDFDFEPIREVAFIFIGIFATMMPALQMVGEFAQSPAGAKLITSNTLYWGTGFLSGFLDNAPTYLNFLAAAMASKGASISDFDAVVEFARNGFTDSTLQLKAISIAAVFFGALTYIGNGPNFMVKSISEQIGIKMPSFFGYILRFSIPILIPLLLLVWLIFFAFA; encoded by the coding sequence ATGCATTTAAAAACACTTTTCGGGTTTGTTTTCCTGATATCCGTATTTCTTTTTTCTGATATAAACGAAGCTTGTGCTTTGAATGAAATCAGTGCCGAGGAAATGGTTATGGATAATCCTGAGCATTCTGAGAGCAATGAATTACAAGTCCACGAAGAATTATCCGAACATGGTGAAGATGCCCATCACAGCGCTCTTGAACCGGCAGGCTGGGCAGTTATACCATTTGTGCTTCTTTTATCATTAATCGCAATAGGCCCGCTCCTCTTTGAACATTTCTGGCATAAAAATTATCCCAAAGTAGCAGTAGCGCTGGCAGCAATAGTTCTGGCCTATTATTTACTGTTTTTAGGCAATACCCATGAACCGGTTCATGCTTTTTTCGAATATTTTCAATTTATCAGCTTACTTTCTGCCCTGTTTATTGCTTCAGGTGGGATTTTAATCAATATCGATAAAGAAGGTAAACCTTTGACCAATGTTATCTTATTGCTGATCGGTGCGGTAATAGCCAATCTTATTGGGACTACGGGAGCTTCAATGCTTTTGATAAGACCCTATATTCGACTAAACAGAAATCGGGTCAAACCCTATCATATCGTTTTCTTCATATTTATTGTCAGCAATATTGGTGGATCATTGACCCCTATTGGAGATCCTCCACTATTTCTCGGTTTCTTGAAGGGTGTACCCTTCCAGTGGACAGTAATTCATAATATTCTTCCCTGGGCTTTTGGAATTGGTTTACTTTTGATATTATTCTATTTGTACGATCGGCGCAATACCTCGAATTACTTTCCCGATGAGGAAATTAGCTATACTGGTAAACTGAGTATAAGGGGAAAAAAGAATTTTATTTGGTTAGCAATTATAATTATTGCTGTATTTCTCGATCCCAATTTGCCCGGTTTTGAATGGGTCCCCGGGGTTGAGATAAACGGAGCAACCTTCTCTTTTGTCAGAGAAACGATAATGCTTTCATGCGCCTTCTTCAGCTATAAATTTGGAAATACCGAACTTTTGAAAGAAAATGATTTTGACTTTGAACCAATAAGGGAAGTTGCTTTCATTTTCATTGGGATTTTTGCCACCATGATGCCGGCCCTTCAAATGGTTGGTGAGTTTGCTCAAAGTCCTGCCGGTGCAAAACTTATTACATCAAATACTCTGTATTGGGGTACGGGATTTCTTTCGGGATTTCTGGATAATGCCCCCACTTATTTAAATTTCCTGGCAGCAGCAATGGCCTCTAAAGGAGCGAGTATATCTGATTTCGATGCGGTAGTTGAATTTGCCCGCAATGGATTTACAGATTCCACGCTTCAACTTAAGGCAATTTCTATAGCGGCAGTATTTTTTGGTGCCTTAACATATATAGGAAATGGTCCAAATTTTATGGTAAAATCCATTTCAGAACAAATCGGAATTAAAATGCCCTCATTTTTTGGTTATATACTTAGGTTTTCGATTCCGATTCTCATACCTCTCCTCCTTTTGGTATGGTTGATATTTTTTGCATTCGCTTAA